In Desulfovibrio sp. UCD-KL4C, a single genomic region encodes these proteins:
- a CDS encoding glycosyltransferase, translated as MKNTTQPVLAMILKGYPRISETFISNEIRLLEKRGVKIHIISMRKPREDFTHKSISEIKAEVSYLPSTLEGCLEELFGSSDHDAGLKDTRYKVDPDFTIRVDKIWDNFRKTGNEASFKHMLQAEYIVEKILPGSNIFHIHAHFAHSPTSVARNTSRLSGIPFSFTAHAKDIYTQAPEKITAKISEAKFAVTCTGYNCKYLEEIAPKGKPIHKVYHGIDLRLFTSDKDYSSSAPYEIFTVARFTPKKGLPTVFKALKVLADKGIDFSYKIVGDGDDRESTLAMIEDLGLSKQCTWLGTKPHEEVLELYRSADLFALGCEIAANGDRDGIPNVLAESMAMSVPVIATTISGIPELIDNGITGMLVEPGDYVAMAEAMEKILTDQALRHSMIPAAKQKVHDIFDNRYWINILADVYELYGIKASD; from the coding sequence ATGAAAAATACAACTCAACCAGTTCTGGCTATGATCCTGAAAGGATACCCGCGTATTTCTGAAACATTCATATCAAATGAGATACGATTACTCGAAAAACGGGGCGTTAAAATTCATATTATCTCCATGCGTAAACCGCGTGAAGATTTCACACATAAATCTATTTCAGAGATTAAAGCTGAAGTATCTTACCTGCCGTCAACACTTGAGGGATGCCTTGAAGAACTTTTCGGGTCATCAGATCATGACGCAGGTTTAAAAGACACACGTTATAAAGTAGATCCTGATTTTACGATTAGAGTTGATAAAATATGGGACAACTTTCGCAAGACAGGCAATGAAGCTTCTTTTAAACATATGCTGCAAGCTGAGTATATCGTTGAAAAAATTCTACCCGGGTCTAATATTTTCCATATCCACGCTCACTTTGCCCATTCTCCGACTTCCGTCGCGAGAAATACAAGCAGGCTTTCAGGGATTCCGTTCAGTTTTACAGCTCATGCCAAAGACATCTATACGCAAGCTCCTGAAAAAATAACCGCTAAGATTTCCGAAGCTAAATTTGCAGTAACTTGCACTGGATACAACTGCAAATATCTTGAAGAGATAGCTCCTAAGGGTAAGCCCATACATAAAGTCTATCATGGCATTGATCTGCGGCTTTTTACTTCAGATAAAGATTATTCATCATCTGCGCCTTACGAGATTTTCACTGTAGCAAGGTTCACTCCTAAAAAAGGGCTCCCGACTGTATTTAAGGCATTAAAAGTTCTTGCGGATAAAGGAATAGATTTTTCTTATAAAATTGTCGGTGACGGCGATGATAGAGAATCCACACTGGCAATGATTGAAGATCTTGGTCTATCTAAGCAATGCACATGGCTAGGGACAAAGCCACACGAAGAAGTGCTTGAACTATACCGTTCAGCAGACCTATTTGCACTGGGATGCGAAATAGCAGCGAACGGAGACAGGGATGGAATACCAAATGTTTTGGCAGAAAGTATGGCCATGTCTGTTCCTGTAATAGCAACCACTATATCCGGTATACCTGAGCTAATTGATAATGGCATAACAGGTATGCTTGTTGAACCTGGTGATTACGTGGCAATGGCTGAAGCCATGGAGAAGATATTAACAGATCAAGCACTCAGGCACTCTATGATTCCGGCAGCTAAACAAAAAGTTCATGATATTTTTGATAACAGATACTGGATAAATATCTTGGCTGACGTGTATGAATTATATGGGATAAAGGCCAGCGACTAG
- a CDS encoding polysaccharide deacetylase family protein, giving the protein MSYRPISSIWKNDISDLVDEFESWWEKLETLIPENGCDVFFRADDIGYPGKQFSMMIDIFKKNKVPLALAIVPTWLNQDRVQKIYEKLGPDLSLWCMHQHGYRHTNREKIGKKFEFGPSRDYDKLTAEITKGKHKLNKLLGNNMCPIFTPPWNRCTSETMTCLVELGFIAISRCINVAPYPVEGLPDLPINIDLHTIKEKDPKRAINNLMNQIEHAVQSDYAGFMLHHQRMNKTSIKFLDFILARIAETPRLRIQDIRDILHK; this is encoded by the coding sequence ATGTCATACCGCCCAATATCCTCTATCTGGAAAAACGATATTTCGGACCTAGTTGATGAGTTTGAATCATGGTGGGAAAAACTGGAGACACTGATTCCGGAAAATGGATGTGATGTTTTCTTCAGGGCGGATGATATCGGTTATCCTGGAAAACAGTTTTCAATGATGATTGATATTTTCAAAAAAAACAAAGTTCCATTAGCACTGGCGATTGTTCCTACATGGCTTAATCAAGACAGAGTACAAAAAATATATGAAAAACTCGGCCCGGACTTATCTCTCTGGTGTATGCATCAACATGGCTACCGCCATACTAACCGTGAAAAAATAGGTAAAAAATTTGAATTCGGACCTTCTCGAGATTACGATAAGCTGACTGCTGAAATTACCAAAGGAAAACACAAACTTAATAAACTACTCGGTAACAATATGTGCCCGATATTCACTCCACCATGGAACCGCTGTACAAGTGAAACTATGACATGTCTGGTAGAATTAGGGTTCATCGCAATCTCACGCTGCATTAACGTCGCTCCATACCCAGTAGAAGGACTCCCTGACCTTCCTATTAATATAGATCTCCACACTATTAAAGAAAAAGACCCTAAACGGGCTATTAATAATTTAATGAATCAAATCGAACATGCAGTGCAATCAGATTATGCAGGTTTTATGTTGCATCATCAGCGGATGAATAAAACATCAATTAAATTTTTAGATTTTATTTTAGCTAGAATTGCCGAAACACCTAGACTTCGCATCCAAGATATACGTGATATACTTCATAAATAA
- a CDS encoding histidine phosphatase family protein, with the protein MKQVRIALIRHSVTVWNEENRIQGHMDSPLTRHGRKLAEKWKKPLSPESFNAVITSDLGRAIETAEIITQGLNIPIIKLSGLREQDWGDWSGLTYKELDQKWPGILSAEEAKGWDFRPIGGESRDETSKRAMKALEQGISKIIDIIDNEAPKVLAVIHEGTLKSITYKLANHDYMPGTPKLIKRRRLHWIKWDGTLSIDRLNDIL; encoded by the coding sequence ATGAAACAGGTACGAATTGCGTTAATCAGACATTCAGTTACTGTCTGGAATGAAGAAAATAGAATTCAAGGCCACATGGACTCTCCACTTACAAGGCATGGCAGAAAATTAGCAGAAAAATGGAAAAAACCGCTATCTCCTGAATCTTTTAATGCAGTAATAACAAGTGATCTGGGACGGGCAATTGAAACTGCCGAAATAATTACTCAAGGACTTAACATACCGATTATAAAACTTTCTGGACTACGCGAACAGGACTGGGGTGACTGGTCCGGTTTAACATACAAAGAGCTTGATCAAAAATGGCCAGGTATACTTTCAGCTGAAGAAGCTAAGGGATGGGACTTCCGCCCTATCGGTGGAGAGAGCCGTGATGAGACCTCAAAAAGAGCCATGAAAGCTCTCGAACAAGGCATTTCAAAGATAATTGATATAATTGACAATGAAGCTCCCAAAGTGCTTGCTGTTATTCATGAAGGAACACTAAAATCAATCACATATAAACTGGCAAACCATGATTACATGCCCGGAACTCCCAAACTGATCAAACGCCGAAGATTGCACTGGATAAAATGGGACGGAACATTATCTATAGATAGGCTGAACGATATTTTATGA
- a CDS encoding FtsX-like permease family protein, whose product MAKKRIPFQLHDETTDIQSQVVLPFKKSLEISLKSIKSRFLRNMVTVTSLILAVSFLAYVLIGSDISNGIYNSGQLHLVKILDKAGYQPGGSAKERWIIILSLLVCTVGIINAQLMAVTERFREIGTMKCLGALDSFVLRLFILEASMQGIVGSILGAFFGAIIAILLTMPTYGWNAIKYLPTADVGLSILYSVGVGFALSLIGVLYPALIAAHMRPIEAMRVEE is encoded by the coding sequence ATGGCAAAAAAAAGAATCCCCTTCCAGCTTCATGACGAAACAACTGATATTCAGTCTCAGGTGGTGCTACCTTTCAAGAAATCTCTGGAAATAAGCCTCAAAAGCATAAAATCCAGATTTTTGCGAAATATGGTAACTGTTACCAGTCTTATCCTTGCAGTCTCTTTCCTCGCATACGTTCTCATAGGTAGCGATATTTCAAACGGAATCTACAATTCCGGCCAACTCCACCTTGTTAAAATTCTTGATAAAGCAGGTTATCAGCCAGGCGGAAGTGCGAAAGAACGCTGGATTATAATTCTTTCACTTCTAGTATGTACGGTTGGGATTATAAATGCTCAGCTTATGGCTGTCACCGAACGGTTTCGTGAAATAGGGACAATGAAATGCCTCGGAGCTCTTGATAGTTTTGTTTTAAGATTATTCATACTTGAAGCTTCAATGCAAGGAATTGTAGGATCCATTCTCGGTGCATTTTTTGGAGCAATCATAGCAATATTGCTCACAATGCCCACTTATGGATGGAACGCTATTAAATATTTACCCACAGCAGACGTTGGGCTATCAATACTGTATTCAGTTGGAGTAGGCTTCGCGCTTAGCCTTATAGGTGTTTTATACCCTGCTTTGATCGCTGCACACATGCGCCCCATTGAAGCGATGAGAGTTGAAGAATAA
- a CDS encoding glycosyltransferase has protein sequence MKIIHYCQHVLGMGHFFRSLEISRALENEQVIFISGGTKPAEQLPAHVEYFQLPGLCMDEDFGGLTPTDAGLTLDEVKAERSEKIKIIFEQEQPDIFLIELFPFGRKAFRFELLPILDSIKAGHYGNIKVICSLRDILVEKNDGGKHEKRCVDTLNKYFDLLLIHSDPQIAKLDETFQAINDIAIPYSYTGFVARKPHQNIRGTIRKQFRISNDEKLLIVSAGGGKVGISLLREVFNSFAELNLPKTKMLMLTGPFLDSTKYDLMKTASLSLPNITVEKFAQDFPDLLTGADAMISMAGYNTCMDILTTNIPSAVLPFAQNREQRMRAEKLAEHISLKIMNVNDLSNTNMKKIITNLLSSEHSSSTHSINLDGALNSAKDIQMAGTR, from the coding sequence ATGAAAATAATACATTACTGCCAACATGTCTTAGGCATGGGGCACTTCTTTCGTAGCCTTGAAATATCACGGGCTCTTGAAAATGAACAAGTAATTTTTATTTCCGGCGGGACAAAACCTGCAGAACAATTACCTGCTCATGTTGAATACTTTCAACTTCCCGGACTTTGTATGGATGAGGATTTTGGAGGATTAACTCCGACTGATGCAGGGCTAACGTTAGACGAAGTTAAAGCTGAACGATCAGAAAAAATTAAAATTATCTTTGAACAGGAACAGCCTGATATTTTTTTAATTGAGCTATTCCCGTTCGGACGAAAAGCATTCAGATTTGAGCTTTTACCAATTTTAGATTCAATTAAAGCTGGTCATTATGGTAATATAAAAGTCATCTGTTCTCTTAGAGATATTCTTGTAGAAAAAAATGACGGTGGAAAACACGAAAAGCGTTGTGTAGACACTCTGAATAAATACTTTGATCTTCTACTTATTCATTCTGACCCACAGATAGCAAAATTGGATGAAACTTTTCAGGCAATAAACGATATAGCTATCCCTTATTCATACACAGGATTTGTTGCCCGCAAACCTCATCAAAATATACGAGGTACAATTAGAAAACAATTTAGAATCAGCAATGATGAAAAATTATTAATTGTAAGCGCTGGCGGTGGTAAAGTTGGGATCTCACTATTAAGAGAAGTATTTAATAGTTTTGCAGAACTTAATCTTCCAAAAACAAAAATGTTAATGCTGACAGGACCATTTTTGGACTCCACCAAATATGATCTTATGAAAACAGCCTCTTTATCTTTGCCGAATATAACTGTAGAAAAATTTGCACAAGACTTCCCAGACCTGTTGACTGGAGCAGATGCCATGATCTCTATGGCAGGCTATAATACCTGTATGGATATACTTACTACAAACATACCAAGCGCAGTTCTTCCATTTGCTCAAAACAGAGAACAACGGATGAGAGCTGAAAAATTGGCTGAACATATTTCTCTAAAAATTATGAATGTTAACGATCTCAGCAATACAAATATGAAAAAGATAATCACCAATCTTCTTAGCTCTGAACACTCATCTTCAACCCATAGTATCAACCTAGACGGAGCACTCAATTCTGCCAAGGATATACAAATGGCTGGTACAAGATAA
- a CDS encoding glycosyltransferase, with protein MSKTYNILMYSHDTYGLGHIRRTMAIASQLKCHGVNILIITGSPIVGRFEFPEQIDFVRVPGMIKQSNDNYIPHSIKIDPIHAMSIRQSIIDATAKSFQPDLFIVDKAPRGLKHEIMPTLEWMKQYGKTRTILGLRDIMDDSKSTTTDWEDKGIYDVLDNLYSEIWVYGHREYYDPIQEYSIPESISKKMIFTGYIPREIHARTCPDIRKNGKKLVVITAGGGGDGYPMMDSYLKALEKYGPQNFRTVMVTGPFMPADMRHDLAERAKKLSVTFYHFYRKMEKLFSNADLVVSMGGYNTICEILSHKQVSLIVPRETPRLEQTIRAEVLKEQNLADFIPWHDLGPDTMMEKVNNLLNNSKIIREAVSNFKFTGLDVMHQRVNAFKDIC; from the coding sequence ATGAGTAAGACCTACAATATTTTGATGTATTCCCATGACACTTACGGTCTTGGACACATCCGTCGTACAATGGCAATCGCCTCACAACTTAAATGTCATGGGGTAAACATCCTGATAATCACAGGATCTCCAATAGTCGGAAGATTTGAATTCCCGGAACAGATCGATTTTGTCCGTGTTCCAGGAATGATCAAACAATCAAACGATAATTACATACCTCATTCAATAAAAATAGACCCCATTCACGCCATGTCTATTCGCCAGTCAATAATTGATGCCACTGCAAAAAGTTTTCAACCGGATCTTTTTATAGTTGATAAAGCTCCCCGCGGCCTAAAGCACGAAATAATGCCGACTCTGGAATGGATGAAGCAATACGGTAAAACCCGTACCATCCTGGGCCTTAGAGACATCATGGATGACTCGAAAAGCACTACAACGGACTGGGAGGATAAAGGCATCTATGATGTTCTTGACAATCTCTATTCTGAGATATGGGTTTACGGACACCGTGAATATTACGACCCGATTCAAGAATACAGCATTCCAGAGTCTATCAGTAAAAAAATGATATTTACAGGTTATATTCCACGTGAAATTCACGCTAGAACCTGCCCTGACATTCGAAAAAATGGCAAAAAACTCGTTGTCATAACAGCCGGTGGCGGAGGTGACGGATATCCTATGATGGACTCTTATTTAAAAGCACTTGAAAAATATGGACCGCAGAATTTCAGGACAGTTATGGTTACAGGTCCTTTCATGCCGGCAGACATGCGACATGACCTTGCTGAACGTGCAAAAAAACTTTCAGTTACATTTTACCACTTTTATAGAAAAATGGAAAAATTATTCAGTAATGCAGATCTTGTTGTAAGCATGGGCGGATACAATACTATTTGCGAAATTCTTTCACATAAACAAGTCAGTTTGATCGTTCCCCGTGAGACTCCGAGACTTGAGCAAACCATCAGAGCCGAAGTCCTTAAAGAGCAAAACCTTGCAGACTTTATCCCTTGGCACGATTTAGGTCCGGACACAATGATGGAAAAAGTTAATAATTTACTTAACAATTCCAAAATTATCAGAGAAGCTGTATCAAATTTTAAATTCACAGGCCTTGATGTTATGCATCAACGCGTAAACGCATTCAAAGATATTTGCTAA
- a CDS encoding ABC transporter ATP-binding protein — MPESHTIVRVTGVTKKFKLGTVDVQALKGIDLEIFSGEYLSIMGPSGSGKSTLFNMIGGLDKPTEGKVFIDEVDIAQLDAFELAWLRNRKIGYIFQTFNLIQVMTALENITLPMIFAGVHNDAAVKKGIELLDLVGLHKRYNHKPQELSGGQQQRVAIARSLANDPAIILADEPTGNLDLSTGEEIIKLMSGLSKERGVTIITATHDYKMLNASDRVVWIEDGLIKKIENRDQLNIEIGRISTV; from the coding sequence ATGCCCGAATCACATACCATAGTCAGAGTTACCGGAGTTACTAAAAAATTTAAACTCGGAACCGTTGACGTGCAGGCTCTTAAAGGTATTGATCTAGAAATATTTTCCGGAGAATACCTTTCGATTATGGGGCCATCAGGATCAGGAAAATCCACCCTTTTTAATATGATAGGAGGACTTGATAAACCTACAGAAGGAAAAGTTTTTATTGATGAAGTTGATATTGCACAACTTGATGCTTTTGAACTTGCATGGCTCCGCAACCGCAAGATAGGATATATATTCCAGACATTTAACCTTATCCAAGTAATGACTGCTTTAGAAAACATAACCTTACCTATGATTTTCGCAGGTGTTCATAACGATGCGGCTGTCAAAAAAGGTATCGAATTACTCGATTTGGTAGGACTACATAAAAGATATAATCACAAACCGCAGGAGCTTTCCGGCGGACAACAACAGCGCGTTGCAATAGCAAGATCTCTTGCCAACGACCCTGCTATTATTCTTGCAGATGAACCTACAGGAAACCTTGACCTTTCAACGGGTGAAGAAATTATTAAATTGATGAGCGGCTTAAGCAAAGAACGCGGGGTAACCATCATAACTGCAACTCACGATTATAAAATGCTTAATGCTTCCGACAGAGTAGTCTGGATTGAGGACGGACTGATTAAAAAAATTGAAAATAGAGACCAACTTAATATTGAGATTGGCCGTATCAGCACGGTATAA
- a CDS encoding glycosyltransferase family 4 protein, producing the protein MRIAFFAPHKPIDDKTPSGDLMIGKSVHDYLCTHGHEVLIASRMRLRNITTSPSKWPKLYFEYNKTLKKVKNFNPEIWLTYHSYYKSPDLFGPEISKKLGIKYLIYQGVFSTKHRRDFRSWLGFMANKKALLYADHVFANKKIDFENLSRIILPEKLTKTRPGINPEKFTFCLNSRTAIRKALNIEKKPVLISTAMFRSGVKEQSLKDLILAFANVLKIIPEAILLIAGDGEARNRLISLAKQKAGDQVLFLGKINREDLFKYYSTADIFVYPGYNEALGMVYLEAQSVGLPVVAYSTRGPKEAVDHDKTGLLSPEGDINSLANNIISLFQDKTKLQKINKLAPIRIKELFDQNLNLRHIEEKIRHSIVKRSK; encoded by the coding sequence ATGCGAATCGCCTTTTTTGCCCCGCATAAACCTATTGATGACAAAACTCCTTCTGGAGATTTAATGATAGGTAAAAGCGTGCATGACTATCTATGCACGCATGGGCATGAAGTTCTGATTGCAAGTCGTATGCGACTTAGAAACATAACGACATCGCCATCTAAGTGGCCAAAGCTCTACTTTGAATATAATAAAACTTTAAAAAAAGTTAAAAATTTCAACCCTGAGATATGGCTTACATACCATAGTTATTATAAATCTCCTGACTTATTCGGCCCGGAAATTTCTAAAAAGTTAGGTATCAAATACCTGATATATCAAGGAGTATTCTCCACAAAACATAGACGGGACTTTAGATCGTGGTTAGGTTTTATGGCAAATAAAAAAGCTTTGCTTTATGCAGATCATGTTTTTGCCAACAAAAAAATAGATTTTGAAAACCTTTCACGCATAATTCTTCCTGAGAAATTAACTAAAACACGCCCAGGGATAAATCCTGAAAAATTTACATTCTGCCTAAATAGCAGAACCGCAATCAGAAAAGCACTTAACATAGAAAAAAAACCGGTACTGATAAGCACAGCAATGTTTCGCAGCGGTGTAAAAGAACAAAGTTTAAAAGATTTAATCCTTGCTTTTGCAAATGTTTTAAAAATAATCCCCGAAGCCATACTTCTTATCGCTGGAGACGGCGAAGCCCGCAATAGACTGATCTCTTTGGCGAAGCAAAAAGCCGGAGATCAAGTACTTTTTTTAGGCAAAATAAACCGCGAAGACCTTTTTAAATACTACAGTACCGCTGATATATTCGTGTACCCAGGATACAATGAAGCTCTGGGGATGGTTTACCTGGAGGCTCAAAGCGTAGGATTACCAGTTGTAGCCTATTCTACACGTGGTCCAAAAGAAGCTGTGGACCATGATAAAACCGGACTCTTATCTCCAGAGGGAGATATCAACTCACTGGCGAATAATATTATTAGTCTTTTTCAAGACAAAACAAAACTGCAAAAAATTAATAAGTTAGCCCCCATACGCATTAAAGAACTTTTTGATCAGAACTTAAATCTGAGGCATATAGAAGAAAAAATCCGACACTCAATAGTTAAGAGGTCCAAATGA